AAGACTTGCTGTAAAATTCTAATTAAAACTTAATATCGAAAAATAGGAGGATAAAGAAATGAACCACGAGTTTGTAGACGCATTAGAAGAATTAGAAAAAGATAGAGGAATAGATAAAGAAATACTTATAGATACTATAGAACAAGCATTATTAACTGCTTATAAAAAGAACTTTGGATCGGCTCAAAATGTTAGAGTATATTTTGATAGAGAAAAAGGAGATGTAAAGGTTTACTCTCAAAGAATAGTTGTTGACTCAGAAGATATATATGATACTTTCTTAGAAATTGAAATAGATGAGGCTAGAGAAATAAGCCCTAACTATGAAATTGGTGATATAATAGAAAATGAGATAACTACTACAGAATTCGGAAGAATAGCAGCTCAAACTGCAAAGCAAGTAGTTGTTCAAAGAATAAGAGAAGCTGAAAGAGATATAGTTTATAATGAGTTTATAGACAAACAAGATGAAATAGTTACTGGAGAGGTTGCTAGAGTAAACAAAAACATAGTGCATGTAAATCTTGGAAGAATAGAAGCTATAATGACTCAAGCAGAGCAAATACCAGGAGAGCATTATCAAGCAGGACAAAAAATAAAGGTTTATATATTAGAAGTGAAGAAAACTAATAAAGGACCTCAAATAAGTGTTTCAAGAAGTCATCCAGGTTTAGTTAAAAGACTATTTGAAATGGAAGTTCCAGAAATATTTGAAGGATCTGTTCAAGTTAAAAGCATTGCAAGAGAAGCTGGATCTAGAACTAAAATGGCAGTTAGCTCAGTAGATGAAAATATAGATCCAATAGGAGCATGTGTTGGACCTAAAGGATCAAGAGTTAAAAATATAGTTGATGAACTAGGTGATGAAAAGATAGATATAATCAAGTACAGTGAAAACCCAGTTGAATTTATATCAGCAGCTCTAAGCCCATCAAAAGTTATGTCTGTAGATGTAAATGAAGAAGAAAAGAGTGCTTTAGTTATAGTTCCAGATTATCAATTATCACTTGCTATAGGTAAAGAAGGTCAAAATGCTAGACTTGCAGCTAAGTTAACTAACTGGAAAATCGATATAAAAAGTGAAACTCAAGCAGCTAAAGAAGCAGCAAATCAAGATGAACTAGATGCTTAGATATAAGGAGTGATACATTTGCAAAAGGTAAAAAAAGTTCCTCAGAGAAAGTGTATAGCTTGTCAAGATAGAGACAATAAAAAAGAGTTAATAAGAATTGTTAAAAATAAAGAAGGACATATATTTTTAGATAAAACAGGAAAAGCAAACGGTAGAGGTGCATATATTTGTAACTGTAGCGAATGTTTAAAAAAAGCTATTAAAAGCAATGCCCTAAGTAGAGCTTTCAAAATGGAAATTCCTGAAGAAGTGTATGAATCACTAATTAAGGAGATTGAAGATAATGAATAATAATGAAGCAAAAATTTATTCTTTTCTAGGTCTCGCACAGCGCGCAGGTAAACTAGTATCGGGTGATGATTCAACTATGCTTGAAATTAAAAAAAATAGGGTAAAACTAGTTATAGTAGCAGATGATGCTTCGAATAACACGAAAAAGTTATTTAAAGATAAAACATCTTTTAGAAATATAAACTGTGTTACATATTCAACTAAATTGCAATTAGGGTTAGCTATAGGAAAAGCTCCTAGAGCAGTTGTTGGAATTAAGGACGCAAGTTTTGCAAATAAGGTTTTAGAACTTATTGAAAATACAAAAATATAATAGGGGGTGGTCTTGTGTCAACAAGAGTATACCAATTAGCAGAAAATTTAGGAATTACTAGTGAAGAACTTATAGCTAAACTAGGAGAATTAGATATAAACGTAAATGATAAGAATGATGAGTTAAGTCAAGAAGATGCAGATATGGCTATGGAATTATTAGAAGAAGCTAAAGGAAGTGGACTTCCAACAGTATCTGTGGAAGGTAGTTTAACTGTTCAAGAATTAGCTAACAGTTTAGAAAAACCAGTTACAGAAATAATAATGAAGCTTATGAAAATGGGAACTATGGCAACAATAAACCAAGAGTTAAATTTTGAAATAGCTTCTTTAGTAGCTAAAGACTATGGATTTGAATTAGTAGAAAAAGATACATCAGAACAAGAAGCAGCAGAAATAGACGCATTAATGGAAATAGAAGAAGATAAAGAAGAAGATTTAGTAAAGAGATCTCCTATCGTTACAGTTATGGGACATGTTGACCACGGTAAAACATCTTTATTAGATGCTATAAGATCAACAAGTGTAACAAACAAAGAAGCGGGTGGAATAACTCAACATATAGGGGCATCTGAAGTTACTATAAATGGAGAAAAAATAGTATTCTTAGATACACCAGGACATGAGGCTTTCACATCTATGAGAGCTAGAGGAGCACAAGTAACAGATATGGCTATATTAGTTGTTGCTGCAGATGATGGTATAATGCCTCAAACAATAGAAGCTATAAACCATGCTAAAGCAGCAGAGGTACCAATAATAGTTGCTATAAACAAAATAGATAAGCCAGATGCTAATATAGACAGAGTTAAACAAGAATTAGCAGATCAAGGATTATTAGTTGAAGACTGGGGTGGAGATGTTATATCAGTTCCTGTATCAGCTAGACAACAAACTAATATAGACACATTACTTGAAATGATATTATTAGTTGCAGAGATGGAAGAATTAAAAGCTAATCCAAACAAAAGAGCAGTAGGAACAGTTATAGAAGCTCAACTTGATAAAGGAAGAGGACCTGTTGCAACTGTACTTGTTCAAGGGGGAACTTTAAAAGTTGGAGATCCTATAGTTGCAGGTACTGCTTGTGGAAAAGTTAGAGCAATGATAAACGATAAAGGTAGAAGAGTTAAAGTTGCTGGACCAGCTACTGCAGTTGAAATATTAGGATTATCAGAAGTTCCACAAGGTGGAGATCAATTTGTTGCAGTTGCTACTGAAAAAATAGCAAGAAACGTAGCTGAAAAGAGACAACATATAGCAAGAGAAGAAATGCTAAAATCTAATCAAAGAATAAGCCTTGATGAATTCTTTAGCCAAATGTCAGATGCTGAAGTTAAAGATTTAAACGTAGTTGTTAAAGCTGACGTTCAAGGATCTGTTCAAGCTGTTAAGCAATCATTAGAAAAATTATCTACAGAAGAAGTTGCTGTTAGAGTTATACACTGTGGTGTTGGAGCAATAACTGAGTCTGACGTTATGCTAGCTAGAGCATCTAATGCTATAATAATAGGATTTAGCGTAAGACCAGTAGCTACAGCTGAAGTAATGGCTAAAAAAGAAGAAGTAGATATAAGAACATACACAATAATATACAAGGCTATAGAAGATGTACAAGCTGCTATGACAGGTATGTTAGATCCTGAGTATGTAGATGAAGAAACAGGTAAAGCAGAAGTAAGAAATACATTTAAAATATCTGGAGTTGGTACAGTAGCAGGATCTTATGTATTAAGTGGTAAGATATTTAGAAATGGTAAAGTAAGAATTGTTAGAGATGGAATAATAATCCATGAAGGTGAAATAGCAGCATTAAAGAGATTTAAAGATGATGCAAAAGAAGTAAATCATGGGTATGAGTGTGGTATAACATTTACTAACTTCAATGATATAAAAGAAGGCGACATAGTAGAAGCTTATATAACTAAAGAAGTAGAAAGAAAACTAAAATAGTAAGTAAAAGAGGTCGATATTATGGCATCATATAGCAGAACGCAAAGAATAGGCGAAGAAATAAGAAAAGTTGTAAGTACAATGCTTATAAGTGGAATAAAAGACTATAGAATAAATTCTCTTATAAGTGTTACCGATGTTGAGGTAACTAGTGATTTAAGTTATGCTTATGTTTATGTAAGTATATTAGGTGGAAATAAAGAATCAAGCATGGCAGGTCTAAAGAGTGCTTGTGGATATATAAGAAAAGAAGTAGGAAAAAATGTAAAACTTAGACATACTCCAGAAATTATCTTTAAGATTGATGATTCTATTGAAAAGGGAATGTATATGGAAAGTCTTATAAAGAAAGTAAATGAAGACAACAGCAAAAACAAAAAAGATTTTTCAGATGATTCTCAAGGAGAATAATTAATGAAAAAAAATGTGAAAAATATTATAAATGCTATACAAGAGGGTAACAATTTTATTGTTACCTCTCATTATAGCCCAGATGGGGACAACATAGGATCAACATTATCTATGTACTATGTTTTAAAAAAATTAGGAAAAAATGTATTGTATGTACTTGATGATAGTATACCTGTTAATTTAAGATTTTTAGTTGAAAATGTAAACATACTAAAATCAGAAGAAACAGATGTTAATTTAAGCGATTACACTTTAATATCTCTTGATTGTGGAGATATTAATAGAATTTGTGTAAGTGACAAAATAAAAACATCTGTTAGTAAATTAATATGCATAGATCATCATGCAAGTAATGATAATTTCGGAGATTTAAATTATATAAATCCAAATGAATCATCTACATGTGAATTAGTCTACAATTTACTTAAAGAGTATTCTGATACTATTAATGATCAATTAATAGATGAGAATATAGCTACATATCTGTATACAGGACTTTTAACTGATACAGGTAATTTTTCTTACTCAAATACTAATCCAAGCAGTTATTTAATGGCATATGATCTAGTTACTATAGGAGCTAAAAAGGATCTTATAATTCAAAAAATATTCCAAAGTAATACATATAATTATTATAAATTACTAGGAGAAGCATTGGACACATTAGATATTGTAGATGGTAAAATAGCTAGTATGATGTTAACTACAGATATGCTAAATAGAAATGATATTTCATTTAATGACGCAGATGGAGTTACATCGTATACTAGAGATATAGATGGAGTAGAAGTAGGACTTTTATTCAAAGAAAAAGCAGAAAATGAAATTAAAGTAAGTTTTAGATCTAAAAACTATGTGAATGTTAGTTCTATTGCACAGAAATTTGGAGGAGGAGGCCACGTTAGAGCCTCAGGATGTACTATAAATGATAGTATAGAAAATGCAAAAAAAATGGTGATTGACGAAGTCTTAAAACATATTTAAGGATGATTGATATGAACAAAATAGTAAATATACTAAAACCTACGGGAATGACATCTCATGACGTCGTAGGTAGGGTTAGAAAAATATTAAATATAAAAAAAGTTGGTCACACAGGTACCCTTGATCCAGATGCATCAGGGGTACTACCTATATGTATAGGAAAAGCTACAAAGGTTAGTGAACTTATTCTTAATAAGGATAAGTCATACATCTGTGAACTGACTTTAGGAATAACTACAGATACTTATGACTCATCAGGTGAAATTGTAGAAAGATCTGAAGTTAAAGATATAAATATTGAAAAACTTGAACAAGCATTTGACACTCAAAGGGGAGAAATTAAACAACTTCCTCCTATGTATTCGGCTTTAAAAGTAAATGGAAAAAGAATGTGTGATTTAGTTAGAGCTGGAAGAGCTGAAGAAATTACTCTTAAATATAGAGATGTTAACATAAAGGAGCTTAATATCTTATCATTTAAAGAAAATAAAGTAATGTTTTATGTTAAGTGTTCTAAAGGAACTTATGTAAGAAGTATATGCTACGATATAGGTAAAGAGTTAGGTTGTGGTGGTCATATGTCATTCTTACTTAGAACTTCATCAGGAAAATTTAATATAGACAATGCTATAACTTTAGATCAATTAGAAGAACTTTATAAAGAAAATATGTTAGATGAACATTTATATGATATCGATTATGTTTTATCAAATTTTAATAGTATACATATAAATCCGCTTGCAGTTAAGTCTTATGTAAATGGAGCTATAGTTTACAATAAAGGTTTTTTAAAAGGTGATTTTAAAGAAACTGATGAATTTGTAAGAGTATATAGTGAAGGGAAATTTTTAGGAGTAGGCAAATTCTTAAAAGTTGATGGGACATTATGCTTAAAAAGTGATAAACTATTTGTATAGAATATAAGTAGTGGGGAATTTATTATGACTATTATAAAATCATTAGATGAAGTAATAAATGTTGAAAATACTGTTGTAACTATTGGGAATTTTGATGGTATTCATAAAGGCCATATAAAGCTTATTAAAGAAGCTGTAAAAGAAGCAAAAACAAAGAATTATAAAAGTGTAGTATTTACATTTGAAAATCACCCTATGAGGTATTTTAGAGCTGATTCTATAAAGCATATTATTACAAATGAAGAGAAAGTTAAGATATTTGAAAATCTAGGTGTGGACATAGTTTTTATGATTCCATTTGATGAATATATGACAAAAATATCTGCGACTGATTTTGTAAAAACTATTTTGCATGAAAAACTAAAATGTAGAATGGTTATAGTTGGGCATGATTTCACTTTTGCTAGAAATAAAGAAGGAAATGCTAGCTTGCTTGAAAGTCTTGGGAAAAATTATAACATGAAGGTTAAAGTAATAGAACCGATAAAAATAAAAGGCAGAAGAGTCAGCAGTAGCTATATAAGAAATCTTATAAATGATGGTAATGTAAGTGAAATTAAAGATTTTTTAGGTAGAAATTATTTTTTAGAAGGCGAAGTTATACATGCAAGAAAAATTGGAAGAACAATTGGATTTCCAACTGCCAACCTAAAGGCTGAAGATAAGTTGATTATACCTAAAAATGGAATATATGCAGTTAAAGTATATATTAAAAATAAGGTTTACTATGGAGCAACTAATATAGGATATAATCCTACTGTAAATGGAAAAGTATTATCTATAGAAACAAATATAATTGACTTTGATGAAGAGATATATGGTGAGATAATAAAAGTTGAATTTTTAGATAGGATACGAGATGAAAAAAAGTTTAACTCTTTAGATGAATTGAAATCGCAATTGAGAAAAGACGTAAATTTTGTATACAAAAAGTATGTTTACAAATAGACATGCTTTATGGTAAAATAAAATTCGTGAACCGTTACTCGGCATTCGAATACTCCAATCAATGCTTAGTAATAGGGGATTTAATAAAACAATGGAGGTAATCACAAATGAACAAAACTGAAATAATAAAAGAATTCGGAAGATTTGAAGGGGATACTGGTTCTCCAGAAGTACAAATAGCTTTATTAACAGCTAGAATAAATGAATTAAACGGTCACTTAAAGACTCATAAAAAAGACCACCACTCAAGAAGAGGTCTTTTAAAGATGGTTGGTAAGAGAAGAAACTTATTAGCTTACTTAAAAGAGAAAGACTTAGAAGGATACAGAGCTTTAATAGCTAAATTAGGATTAAGAAAATAATTAGATTATTTAGATAAAGAAAGAAGGTTAAAGCCTTCTTTTTTTGTTTAGATACTTTAATAAAGTTAAGTTTCAAATATAGACAAAAAAATTACAAATTGTCTAAAATTAGTTTAAAATATATAAAGGAATAGTATAATTTATATAGAAATTTTTCTTTTAGGAGGGGATTTGCTATGAAAACAAAATTAATATGCGATAGTTTATGTGATATTCCTATGGAGTTAGCAGAAAAACATGAAATAGAAATAATTCCATTAACTATAATTATAGAAGAAAATGAATTTAAAGATGGTATAGATATGACCAATGAAGAGTTTTATAATACTATGAGGAAAATACATACCGTACCAAAAACATCTCAAGCGACATATATGCAATTTAAAGAGGTATTTGATAAATATAAGGATGAATATTCAATAATTTGTATAAATGGATCATCAAAATCTTCTGGAACGTATCAAAGTGCTATGATGGCTAAAAATGATACAGAAGGAGAAATACACATATTTGACACATTAAATTTATCCCTAGGAAGCGGGCAGTTTGTTATAAAAGCTTGTGAGCTTATGGAGCAAAATATGGATGCTAAGAGCATAATAAATGAGTTAGAGGCATTAAGAGAAAGTGTAAATCTATTCTTTGTGCCAGATAGCTTAGAATACCTAAAAAGAAGCGGAAGGGTTTCTGTAACTACAGCTGCAATAGGTAACATGTTAAGTCTTAAGCCTGTATTTTCAATGAAAGATGGAAATATAGCATTAGTTACAAAGGTAAGAGGTAAAAAACATGTAGTACATACACTAATAGACTTGCTAAAATCTCAATATGATAATTTTGAAGATAAAAATGTAATGATTGGGTGCGGAGCTAATGTGGGAGACTTTGAAGTGCTACAAAAAGAAGTAGAAGAAAGTCTGAAAGTTAAAAAACTTTACTTTACTAGAGGTGGAGCTTGTATCTGCTCACATACAGGACCTGATATAATTGCTATTAGTTGTTCAAATTAAATGTATTAAATTTTACATAATAAGCAAATAATAAATAAAAACAAATATTTGCTAATTACGTTTTGTATCTCTAAATTATATTGATGAAAGCTAGTAATTTACTTTTATGTTGTTAAATTATAGTATTTTTGATAAGATAGTACATAGGATACTAAACGCGGTTTTTAATAAAGAGGAGGTACAAGCATTAATGTTTGAACATAAAGTTTTTAAAATGGATTTTGCAGGAAGAGAGCTTTCTGTTGAAATAGGAAAAATTGCCGAACTAGCTAGTGGAAGTGCCATACTTCAGTATGGTGAGACTATGGTTATGGTTAATACTTCAAAGTCAGCGCAACCAAGAGATGGAATAGATTTCTTCCCTTTAAGTGTTGATTATGAAGAAAAATTATATTCAGTAGGAAAGATACCTGGAGGATTCTTAAAAAGAGAAGGAAAACCTTCAGAAAAAGCTATACTTACATCAAGACTTATAGATAGACCTATAAGACCTTTATTCCCAAAAGGATTTAGAAATGATGTACAAGTAGTAGCAACAGTTTTATCAGTTGATCAAGATTGTACACCTGATATAGTAGCAATGATAGGTTCATCTATAGCATTATCTATATCTGATATACCATTTAATGGACCTACAGGATCTGTATCAGTAGGATTAGTAGATGGTGCATTTGTTATAAATCCAACTGCTGAGCAAAGAGAAAAGAGTTCTCTACATCTTGTAGTATCAGGAACGAAAGATGCTATAATGATGGTTGAAGCAGGTGCAGAAGAAATACCAGATGAATTAATGTTAGAAGCTATATTATTTGCTCATAAAGAAATTAAAAAAGTTGTTGAGTTTATAGAGACTATAGTTGCTGAAGTTGGAAAAGAAAAAATAGAAGTTACTCTTTTTGAAATAAATGCAGACGTAGAAAAAGCTGTTCGTGAATTTGCTACAGATAAAATGAAAGAAGCGGTTAAAACTGTAGAAAAGCTTGAAAGAATGGAAAAAATGGATGCAGTAAAAGAAGCTACTTTTGAAAACTTTGAAGATATAGTAGAAGAATTTGGTCAAGATATAGAAGAAACATTACATGCTATAATAAAAGAGCAAGTAAGAAAGCTTATAGTACATGAAAATGTAAGACCAGATAACAGAAAGCCAGATGAAATAAGACCTATATGGTGTGATAATGGATTCATACCAAGAGCTCATGGATCTGGATTATTTACAAGAGGACAAACTCAAGTAATGTCTATAGCAACTTTAGGAGCTTTAGGTGATGTTCAAATACTTGATGGACTTGATGAAGAAGAAAGTAAAAGATATATGCATCATTACAACTTCCCAGCATACAGTGTTGGAGAAGCTAGACCTTCAAGAGGTCCAG
The nucleotide sequence above comes from Paraclostridium bifermentans. Encoded proteins:
- the nusA gene encoding transcription termination factor NusA, with amino-acid sequence MNHEFVDALEELEKDRGIDKEILIDTIEQALLTAYKKNFGSAQNVRVYFDREKGDVKVYSQRIVVDSEDIYDTFLEIEIDEAREISPNYEIGDIIENEITTTEFGRIAAQTAKQVVVQRIREAERDIVYNEFIDKQDEIVTGEVARVNKNIVHVNLGRIEAIMTQAEQIPGEHYQAGQKIKVYILEVKKTNKGPQISVSRSHPGLVKRLFEMEVPEIFEGSVQVKSIAREAGSRTKMAVSSVDENIDPIGACVGPKGSRVKNIVDELGDEKIDIIKYSENPVEFISAALSPSKVMSVDVNEEEKSALVIVPDYQLSLAIGKEGQNARLAAKLTNWKIDIKSETQAAKEAANQDELDA
- the rnpM gene encoding RNase P modulator RnpM, whose product is MQKVKKVPQRKCIACQDRDNKKELIRIVKNKEGHIFLDKTGKANGRGAYICNCSECLKKAIKSNALSRAFKMEIPEEVYESLIKEIEDNE
- a CDS encoding L7Ae/L30e/S12e/Gadd45 family ribosomal protein; translation: MNNNEAKIYSFLGLAQRAGKLVSGDDSTMLEIKKNRVKLVIVADDASNNTKKLFKDKTSFRNINCVTYSTKLQLGLAIGKAPRAVVGIKDASFANKVLELIENTKI
- the infB gene encoding translation initiation factor IF-2; its protein translation is MSTRVYQLAENLGITSEELIAKLGELDINVNDKNDELSQEDADMAMELLEEAKGSGLPTVSVEGSLTVQELANSLEKPVTEIIMKLMKMGTMATINQELNFEIASLVAKDYGFELVEKDTSEQEAAEIDALMEIEEDKEEDLVKRSPIVTVMGHVDHGKTSLLDAIRSTSVTNKEAGGITQHIGASEVTINGEKIVFLDTPGHEAFTSMRARGAQVTDMAILVVAADDGIMPQTIEAINHAKAAEVPIIVAINKIDKPDANIDRVKQELADQGLLVEDWGGDVISVPVSARQQTNIDTLLEMILLVAEMEELKANPNKRAVGTVIEAQLDKGRGPVATVLVQGGTLKVGDPIVAGTACGKVRAMINDKGRRVKVAGPATAVEILGLSEVPQGGDQFVAVATEKIARNVAEKRQHIAREEMLKSNQRISLDEFFSQMSDAEVKDLNVVVKADVQGSVQAVKQSLEKLSTEEVAVRVIHCGVGAITESDVMLARASNAIIIGFSVRPVATAEVMAKKEEVDIRTYTIIYKAIEDVQAAMTGMLDPEYVDEETGKAEVRNTFKISGVGTVAGSYVLSGKIFRNGKVRIVRDGIIIHEGEIAALKRFKDDAKEVNHGYECGITFTNFNDIKEGDIVEAYITKEVERKLK
- the rbfA gene encoding 30S ribosome-binding factor RbfA, whose translation is MASYSRTQRIGEEIRKVVSTMLISGIKDYRINSLISVTDVEVTSDLSYAYVYVSILGGNKESSMAGLKSACGYIRKEVGKNVKLRHTPEIIFKIDDSIEKGMYMESLIKKVNEDNSKNKKDFSDDSQGE
- a CDS encoding DHH family phosphoesterase, whose protein sequence is MKKNVKNIINAIQEGNNFIVTSHYSPDGDNIGSTLSMYYVLKKLGKNVLYVLDDSIPVNLRFLVENVNILKSEETDVNLSDYTLISLDCGDINRICVSDKIKTSVSKLICIDHHASNDNFGDLNYINPNESSTCELVYNLLKEYSDTINDQLIDENIATYLYTGLLTDTGNFSYSNTNPSSYLMAYDLVTIGAKKDLIIQKIFQSNTYNYYKLLGEALDTLDIVDGKIASMMLTTDMLNRNDISFNDADGVTSYTRDIDGVEVGLLFKEKAENEIKVSFRSKNYVNVSSIAQKFGGGGHVRASGCTINDSIENAKKMVIDEVLKHI
- the truB gene encoding tRNA pseudouridine(55) synthase TruB, which encodes MNKIVNILKPTGMTSHDVVGRVRKILNIKKVGHTGTLDPDASGVLPICIGKATKVSELILNKDKSYICELTLGITTDTYDSSGEIVERSEVKDINIEKLEQAFDTQRGEIKQLPPMYSALKVNGKRMCDLVRAGRAEEITLKYRDVNIKELNILSFKENKVMFYVKCSKGTYVRSICYDIGKELGCGGHMSFLLRTSSGKFNIDNAITLDQLEELYKENMLDEHLYDIDYVLSNFNSIHINPLAVKSYVNGAIVYNKGFLKGDFKETDEFVRVYSEGKFLGVGKFLKVDGTLCLKSDKLFV
- a CDS encoding bifunctional riboflavin kinase/FAD synthetase; the protein is MTIIKSLDEVINVENTVVTIGNFDGIHKGHIKLIKEAVKEAKTKNYKSVVFTFENHPMRYFRADSIKHIITNEEKVKIFENLGVDIVFMIPFDEYMTKISATDFVKTILHEKLKCRMVIVGHDFTFARNKEGNASLLESLGKNYNMKVKVIEPIKIKGRRVSSSYIRNLINDGNVSEIKDFLGRNYFLEGEVIHARKIGRTIGFPTANLKAEDKLIIPKNGIYAVKVYIKNKVYYGATNIGYNPTVNGKVLSIETNIIDFDEEIYGEIIKVEFLDRIRDEKKFNSLDELKSQLRKDVNFVYKKYVYK
- the rpsO gene encoding 30S ribosomal protein S15 yields the protein MNKTEIIKEFGRFEGDTGSPEVQIALLTARINELNGHLKTHKKDHHSRRGLLKMVGKRRNLLAYLKEKDLEGYRALIAKLGLRK
- a CDS encoding DegV family protein, whose amino-acid sequence is MKTKLICDSLCDIPMELAEKHEIEIIPLTIIIEENEFKDGIDMTNEEFYNTMRKIHTVPKTSQATYMQFKEVFDKYKDEYSIICINGSSKSSGTYQSAMMAKNDTEGEIHIFDTLNLSLGSGQFVIKACELMEQNMDAKSIINELEALRESVNLFFVPDSLEYLKRSGRVSVTTAAIGNMLSLKPVFSMKDGNIALVTKVRGKKHVVHTLIDLLKSQYDNFEDKNVMIGCGANVGDFEVLQKEVEESLKVKKLYFTRGGACICSHTGPDIIAISCSN
- a CDS encoding polyribonucleotide nucleotidyltransferase, whose amino-acid sequence is MFEHKVFKMDFAGRELSVEIGKIAELASGSAILQYGETMVMVNTSKSAQPRDGIDFFPLSVDYEEKLYSVGKIPGGFLKREGKPSEKAILTSRLIDRPIRPLFPKGFRNDVQVVATVLSVDQDCTPDIVAMIGSSIALSISDIPFNGPTGSVSVGLVDGAFVINPTAEQREKSSLHLVVSGTKDAIMMVEAGAEEIPDELMLEAILFAHKEIKKVVEFIETIVAEVGKEKIEVTLFEINADVEKAVREFATDKMKEAVKTVEKLERMEKMDAVKEATFENFEDIVEEFGQDIEETLHAIIKEQVRKLIVHENVRPDNRKPDEIRPIWCDNGFIPRAHGSGLFTRGQTQVMSIATLGALGDVQILDGLDEEESKRYMHHYNFPAYSVGEARPSRGPGRREIGHGALAERALLPVIPSKEDFPYAIRVVSEVLSSNGSTSQGSVCGSTLSLLDAGVPLKDMVAGIAMGLIKHDDKVAVLSDIQGMEDHLGDMDFKVAGTEHGITAIQMDIKIAGIDEEVLRTALKQAKVGRIHILNEMRKTIAAPKPELSKYAPKIVTMNINPDKIRDVIGPGGKIITKIIDETGVKIDIEQTGEVFISGIDAEMIAKAQELINNIVAEAEVGETYTGKVTRIMNFGAFVEVLPGKEGLLHISHIAHERVNKVEDVLNIGDEVTVKVTEIDEKGRVNLSRKALLPKPEKKEVKEVKENKEK